In a single window of the Natronomonas salsuginis genome:
- a CDS encoding pyridoxal-phosphate-dependent aminotransferase family protein, with protein sequence MTKKREYRDDYPDKTLYIPGPTEVRDDVIEAMCEPMFGHRMDRMTDLYTTIVEDTKEFLGTQNDVIILTASGTEFWEASTLNLVDENILVATCGSFSERHANVAERLGKRVDRLEYEWGQAVKPEDIREALETSDKHYDVVACVMNESSTGVRNPIEEIGDVVAEYPDTYFVVDAVSSLGGDYVDIDAHGIDVIFASSQKAFAMPPGLTICVVSDDAYERELDKESASWYGGFQRCLDYYDRKGQTHSTPAIPIMLAYRKQMKHMLEEGHEGRSERHREMAEYTREWADEHFDMFPEAGYESQTVACIENTQGIDVAETIETVDERYDMAFSNGYGSQLGEKTFRIGHMGEHTVESIEALTDAIEDVAGL encoded by the coding sequence GTGACGAAAAAACGCGAATACAGAGACGACTACCCCGACAAGACGCTGTACATCCCTGGACCGACGGAGGTTCGCGACGACGTCATCGAGGCGATGTGCGAGCCGATGTTCGGCCACCGCATGGACCGGATGACGGATCTGTACACCACCATCGTCGAGGACACGAAGGAGTTCCTCGGCACGCAAAACGACGTCATCATCCTCACGGCGTCGGGGACGGAGTTCTGGGAGGCGTCGACGCTCAACCTCGTCGACGAGAACATCCTCGTGGCGACCTGCGGGAGTTTCAGCGAACGCCACGCCAACGTCGCCGAGCGACTCGGCAAGCGCGTCGACAGACTGGAGTACGAGTGGGGACAGGCGGTCAAGCCCGAGGACATCCGCGAAGCACTCGAAACGAGCGACAAACACTACGACGTCGTCGCCTGCGTGATGAACGAGAGTTCGACCGGCGTCCGGAACCCGATCGAGGAGATCGGCGACGTGGTCGCCGAGTATCCGGACACATACTTCGTCGTCGACGCGGTGTCGTCGCTCGGGGGCGACTACGTCGACATCGACGCACACGGCATCGACGTCATCTTCGCGTCCTCGCAGAAGGCCTTTGCCATGCCGCCGGGGCTGACGATCTGCGTCGTCAGCGACGACGCTTACGAACGCGAACTCGACAAGGAATCCGCGTCGTGGTACGGCGGCTTCCAGCGCTGTCTGGACTACTACGACCGGAAGGGACAGACCCACTCGACGCCGGCCATTCCGATCATGCTGGCCTACCGAAAACAGATGAAACACATGCTCGAGGAAGGCCACGAGGGTCGCTCGGAGCGCCACCGCGAGATGGCCGAGTACACCCGCGAATGGGCCGACGAGCACTTCGACATGTTCCCCGAGGCGGGCTACGAGTCCCAGACGGTCGCCTGTATCGAGAACACGCAGGGGATCGACGTCGCCGAAACGATCGAAACGGTTGACGAACGATACGACATGGCCTTCTCGAACGGCTACGGCTCCCAACTCGGCGAGAAGACGTTCCGCATCGGCCACATGGGCGAGCACACCGTCGAAAGCATCGAAGCGCTGACCGACGCCATCGAGGACGTCGCGGGGCTGTAG
- a CDS encoding GNAT family N-acetyltransferase translates to MTDAESSVTVRAATPDEYVPVRSILEAALLEVDRGLVRRSAVLVAVADDRILGALALRGPEIEAVAVRPGRRGQGIGRRLIEAAARRRPHLIAGFDPAVRPFYTALGFEVRCSAGRCRGWL, encoded by the coding sequence ATGACCGACGCCGAGTCTTCCGTGACGGTCCGAGCCGCGACCCCCGACGAGTACGTCCCCGTCCGGTCGATCCTCGAGGCCGCGCTGCTGGAGGTCGATCGCGGCCTCGTGAGACGGTCCGCCGTCCTCGTCGCCGTCGCGGATGATCGGATCCTCGGTGCGCTCGCCCTCCGCGGTCCGGAGATCGAGGCCGTCGCCGTTCGCCCCGGCCGCCGCGGACAGGGGATCGGCAGGCGACTCATCGAAGCGGCGGCACGGCGGCGGCCTCACTTGATCGCTGGCTTCGATCCGGCGGTTCGGCCCTTTTATACGGCGCTCGGGTTCGAGGTTCGGTGTTCGGCCGGCCGATGCCGGGGGTGGCTATAA
- the ligA gene encoding NAD-dependent DNA ligase LigA, producing MDEPEDNPYVRDPPRSFESVSDLDRETAERQVDRLREALRYHDYRYYQLADPVISDRAYDTLFTRLVELESAFGLHSETSPTRRVGGQPLDRLETVEHVAPMLSIDSSVEEAEVREFDRRVRDRLADAGYDGPIEYLCEPKFDGLSVELVYKDGRLERAATRGDGFEGDDVTRNVRTVRSVPLELHGDPPEFLAVRGEVLMPKNAFQAHNRERIERGDDPFANPRNAAAGTLRQLDPSVTAERPLTCFVFDILDGGGREFETRLDERRAIDRWGFRTDDHSRRVGDIDGAVAFREEMLELRDDLDYEIDGTVIKVDRTDACETLGSTARAPRWAYAYKFPARTEVTTVRDIVVQVGRTGRVTPVALLDPVEVGGVEVSRATLHNPKQISELGVGIGDTVRIKRAGDVIPYVEAVVDGDDRGFEFPDACPVCGSPIERDGPIAFCTGGVSCPAQLRRAVQHYASRSGLDVEGLGTKTVDQLIDEGVVERLPDLYALSVDELASLDGWGQTSAENLRREIEASREPTLAEFLSALGLPGVGQTTAADIARHFGTLDAVLAASEGELQAVDGVGSTVARDVAEFFENERNRAIIDDLLEAGVEPQPVETAGDELEGVTFVFTGSLDGMTREEAQELVERHGGSATSSVSGNTDYLVVGANPGRRKRDAADEHGIETLDQSEFEALLADRGVER from the coding sequence ATGGACGAACCCGAGGACAACCCCTACGTTCGCGATCCGCCGCGGTCGTTCGAGTCGGTCTCCGATCTCGACCGCGAGACGGCCGAACGACAGGTCGACCGGCTCAGAGAGGCGCTTCGGTATCACGATTATCGATACTACCAGCTCGCCGATCCCGTGATCTCCGATCGAGCGTACGATACGCTGTTCACCCGACTCGTCGAGCTCGAATCGGCGTTCGGGCTGCACTCGGAGACGAGTCCCACACGGCGAGTCGGCGGGCAGCCGCTCGACCGACTCGAAACCGTCGAACACGTCGCTCCGATGCTCTCGATCGATTCGTCGGTCGAGGAAGCCGAGGTTCGGGAGTTCGACCGACGGGTCCGGGACCGGTTGGCCGACGCCGGCTACGATGGGCCGATCGAGTACCTCTGTGAGCCGAAGTTCGACGGCCTCTCCGTCGAGTTGGTCTACAAAGACGGCCGACTCGAACGGGCCGCGACACGCGGCGACGGGTTCGAGGGCGACGACGTGACTCGGAACGTCCGCACCGTTCGGTCGGTCCCGCTGGAACTTCACGGCGATCCGCCGGAGTTCCTCGCAGTGAGAGGTGAGGTGCTGATGCCGAAGAACGCGTTTCAAGCGCACAACCGCGAGCGGATCGAGCGCGGCGACGACCCGTTCGCGAACCCGCGAAACGCCGCTGCCGGAACGCTCAGGCAACTCGATCCGTCGGTCACCGCCGAGCGCCCGTTGACGTGTTTCGTCTTCGACATCCTCGACGGCGGCGGCCGCGAGTTCGAGACGCGGCTCGACGAACGCCGCGCGATCGATCGGTGGGGGTTTCGGACCGACGACCACTCGCGGCGCGTCGGGGATATCGATGGAGCCGTCGCGTTCCGTGAGGAGATGCTCGAGCTCCGCGACGATCTCGACTACGAGATCGACGGGACGGTGATCAAAGTCGATCGGACGGACGCCTGCGAGACACTTGGATCGACCGCCCGTGCGCCCCGGTGGGCATACGCCTACAAGTTCCCCGCTCGAACCGAGGTGACAACGGTTCGGGATATCGTCGTGCAGGTCGGACGAACGGGGCGAGTGACCCCGGTCGCGCTGCTCGATCCCGTCGAGGTGGGAGGCGTGGAAGTGTCCCGTGCGACGCTTCACAACCCGAAGCAGATCTCCGAGTTGGGCGTCGGCATCGGCGACACCGTCCGGATCAAGCGGGCGGGCGACGTTATCCCGTACGTCGAGGCGGTCGTCGATGGTGACGACAGAGGATTCGAGTTCCCGGACGCCTGTCCGGTCTGTGGGAGCCCGATCGAGCGGGACGGCCCGATCGCGTTCTGTACCGGTGGTGTCAGCTGTCCGGCGCAGCTCCGACGCGCGGTCCAGCACTACGCCTCCCGGTCGGGGCTCGACGTTGAGGGACTCGGGACGAAGACGGTCGATCAACTGATCGACGAGGGGGTGGTCGAACGTCTGCCGGACCTCTATGCGCTTTCGGTCGACGAACTGGCGTCGCTCGATGGCTGGGGGCAGACGAGCGCGGAAAACCTCCGTCGCGAGATCGAGGCGAGCCGGGAGCCGACGCTGGCCGAGTTCCTCTCCGCGCTCGGATTGCCGGGCGTCGGGCAGACGACGGCGGCCGACATCGCCCGCCACTTCGGGACGCTGGACGCGGTGCTGGCGGCCTCCGAAGGGGAACTTCAGGCGGTCGACGGGGTCGGATCGACCGTCGCGCGCGATGTCGCCGAATTCTTCGAGAACGAACGGAACCGCGCGATCATCGACGATCTCCTCGAAGCGGGCGTCGAACCGCAGCCGGTCGAAACCGCGGGCGACGAACTCGAGGGGGTAACGTTCGTCTTCACCGGATCGCTCGACGGGATGACACGCGAGGAAGCCCAAGAGTTGGTCGAGCGACACGGCGGATCGGCGACGTCGAGCGTGTCGGGCAACACGGACTACCTCGTCGTCGGAGCGAATCCGGGGCGGAGAAAACGCGATGCCGCGGACGAACACGGGATCGAGACGCTGGATCAATCCGAGTTCGAAGCGCTGCTCGCCGATCGCGGCGTCGAACGGTAA
- a CDS encoding MFS transporter, translating into MGNTERARLAAVVFVVLFTQLLVYPGVDRLVEALGGAPSIDAGTAFLAVQLLAFVLFSVVWGAVSDRTGRRVPFIVLGAIGGATTYLVLSATVLFGFGDFRTALVLRFVEGTFTIGAFSLAITMLMDLEGGHGKNMGAAGIAIGGGAALGAPVGGQLYAFGPLAPILASAVLLLLAAAVVTTVPDRARGDGRRLRETLGSLRRTPVLIVPFAFGFADRFAAGFFGLIGTFYFRDAFGLDPAGIGLLLACFFVPFALLQYPFGSLSDRIGRVVPIVAGSAGFGAAIVGVGMAPTVLTAAVGMVAVGVLGALVAPATMALVTDLVDATERGAAMGGFNIFGSLGFLGGIVGGGWLASRYDYFVAFVVAGGIEIAIAVVTLPVLIRVVPDPTAAFRTRE; encoded by the coding sequence GTGGGAAACACAGAGCGTGCCCGGCTCGCCGCGGTCGTCTTCGTCGTGCTCTTCACGCAGCTGTTGGTCTACCCCGGCGTCGATCGGCTGGTCGAAGCGCTGGGCGGCGCGCCGTCGATCGACGCGGGGACCGCGTTTTTGGCCGTCCAGCTGCTGGCGTTCGTCCTGTTTTCGGTCGTCTGGGGTGCGGTGTCGGATCGGACCGGACGGCGCGTGCCGTTCATCGTCCTCGGGGCGATCGGTGGAGCGACGACGTACCTCGTCTTGTCGGCGACGGTGCTGTTCGGATTCGGCGACTTCCGGACGGCGCTGGTCCTTCGGTTCGTCGAGGGGACGTTCACCATCGGCGCGTTCTCGCTCGCGATCACGATGCTGATGGATCTCGAGGGGGGACACGGCAAGAACATGGGCGCGGCGGGCATCGCGATCGGCGGGGGGGCCGCACTCGGTGCGCCGGTCGGCGGACAGCTATACGCGTTCGGTCCGCTCGCGCCGATCCTCGCCTCGGCCGTCCTGCTGTTGCTCGCCGCCGCGGTCGTCACGACGGTCCCCGACCGAGCGCGAGGCGACGGTCGGCGACTGCGGGAGACCCTCGGAAGCCTCCGGCGGACGCCCGTACTCATCGTCCCGTTCGCGTTCGGCTTCGCCGACCGCTTCGCCGCGGGGTTTTTCGGCCTCATCGGGACGTTCTACTTCCGCGACGCGTTCGGCCTCGATCCGGCCGGCATCGGGCTGTTACTCGCGTGCTTTTTTGTCCCCTTCGCGCTGTTGCAGTACCCGTTCGGATCGCTCTCCGATCGGATCGGACGGGTCGTTCCGATCGTCGCCGGTTCGGCCGGGTTCGGCGCCGCGATCGTCGGCGTCGGGATGGCACCGACTGTCCTTACCGCCGCCGTCGGAATGGTGGCGGTCGGGGTGCTCGGCGCGCTCGTCGCGCCCGCGACGATGGCGCTCGTCACTGATCTGGTCGACGCGACGGAGCGCGGCGCGGCGATGGGCGGGTTCAACATCTTCGGCAGTCTCGGATTCCTCGGCGGGATCGTCGGCGGCGGGTGGCTCGCGTCCCGGTACGACTATTTCGTCGCCTTCGTCGTCGCCGGCGGGATCGAGATCGCCATCGCGGTCGTCACGCTCCCGGTGTTGATCAGGGTCGTTCCGGACCCGACGGCGGCGTTTCGAACGAGGGAGTGA
- the radA gene encoding DNA repair and recombination protein RadA: MAASTENLEELPGVGPATADKLRENGYDSYQSIAVAGPAELSNTADIGESNANDIIQAARSAADIGGFETGADVLERREQIGKLKWLIPEVDDMLGGGVETQSITEVYGEFGAGKSQITHQLAVNVQLPNDAGGLHGRCIFIDSEDTFRPERIEEMVRGLSDEVLEAAMEDQEIEGGPSDDDAMDELIQAFLDKIHVAKAFNSNHQILLAEKAKEIAAEYEDDEYPVRLVCIDSLTAHFRAEYVGRGELANRQQKLNKHLHDIDRVGNLYNAATVVTNQVQSNPDAFFGDPTKPIGGNILGHKSTFRMYLKKSKGNKRIVKLVDAPNLPDGEAVMRVEGAGLKPE, from the coding sequence ATGGCAGCAAGCACGGAGAACCTGGAGGAGCTTCCGGGAGTCGGTCCCGCGACCGCGGACAAACTGCGCGAGAACGGATACGATTCGTACCAGAGTATCGCAGTCGCCGGACCGGCCGAGCTTTCGAACACGGCGGATATCGGCGAATCGAACGCCAACGACATCATCCAAGCCGCCAGAAGCGCAGCAGATATCGGCGGCTTCGAAACGGGGGCGGACGTGCTCGAGCGCCGCGAACAGATCGGGAAGCTCAAGTGGCTCATCCCGGAGGTCGACGACATGCTCGGCGGCGGCGTCGAGACGCAATCGATCACCGAGGTGTACGGCGAGTTCGGGGCCGGAAAGTCCCAGATTACCCACCAGCTCGCAGTGAACGTCCAGTTGCCGAACGACGCCGGTGGCCTCCACGGGCGGTGCATTTTCATCGATAGCGAGGACACCTTCCGCCCCGAGCGGATCGAAGAGATGGTCCGCGGACTCTCCGATGAGGTCCTCGAAGCCGCGATGGAAGATCAGGAGATCGAGGGCGGCCCGAGCGACGACGACGCGATGGACGAGCTGATTCAGGCGTTCCTCGACAAGATCCACGTCGCCAAGGCGTTCAACTCGAACCACCAGATCCTGCTCGCCGAGAAGGCCAAAGAGATTGCCGCGGAGTACGAGGATGACGAGTACCCCGTCCGGCTCGTCTGTATCGACTCGCTGACGGCGCACTTCCGTGCGGAGTACGTCGGCCGCGGCGAGCTCGCGAACCGCCAACAGAAGCTCAACAAACACCTCCACGACATCGATCGGGTCGGCAACCTCTACAACGCCGCGACGGTCGTCACGAACCAGGTGCAGTCGAACCCAGACGCCTTCTTCGGTGACCCGACGAAGCCGATCGGCGGCAACATCCTCGGGCACAAATCGACGTTCCGGATGTACCTCAAGAAGTCCAAGGGGAACAAGCGGATCGTCAAACTCGTCGACGCACCAAACCTCCCGGACGGGGAGGCGGTCATGCGCGTCGAGGGCGCTGGACTGAAACCCGAGTAA
- a CDS encoding S26 family signal peptidase encodes MTDRADERSADDSSDADPFEYPADAEPRGESEPSPVRSRRRPNDDADTADSPTGVIGWIRWFWRGDTGSLVYVRDALTSLVIVVAIGLLLFAASGVWPPMVAIESGSMEPNMERGDLVFLVDTDRFVPDGAIVADGVSTGVVPADVAERNGRTEFNRPGDVMVFRPNGNTADTPIIHRAMFWVSADENWYDRADPARIGDAENCEELNHCPAPHAGFITKGDNELTNRHYDQASRLSAPVRPDWIIGTAELRVPYLGYVRLLLSGVMVTPVEPAVADPLEPSATRDTSPASANVTAAPVRATPRPA; translated from the coding sequence ATGACCGATAGAGCGGACGAGCGTTCAGCGGACGACTCGTCCGACGCCGATCCGTTCGAATACCCTGCCGACGCCGAGCCACGAGGTGAGTCCGAACCATCCCCAGTGCGCTCTCGTCGACGGCCCAACGACGACGCCGATACGGCTGACTCGCCGACGGGCGTTATCGGCTGGATCCGGTGGTTCTGGCGGGGCGATACGGGCTCGCTGGTGTACGTGCGCGACGCCCTGACGAGCCTCGTTATCGTCGTCGCAATCGGCCTTCTCCTGTTCGCCGCCAGCGGCGTTTGGCCGCCGATGGTCGCCATCGAATCTGGGAGCATGGAACCGAACATGGAGCGCGGAGATCTCGTCTTCCTCGTCGACACCGATCGGTTCGTCCCGGACGGGGCCATCGTCGCCGACGGCGTCTCGACGGGCGTTGTCCCCGCCGACGTGGCCGAGCGAAACGGTCGGACAGAGTTCAATCGCCCCGGCGACGTGATGGTCTTTCGGCCCAACGGCAACACCGCGGACACTCCGATCATCCACCGCGCGATGTTCTGGGTCTCGGCCGACGAGAACTGGTACGATCGTGCCGACCCCGCCCGGATCGGTGACGCCGAGAACTGCGAGGAATTAAACCACTGTCCCGCCCCCCACGCCGGGTTCATCACGAAGGGCGACAACGAACTCACGAACAGACACTACGATCAGGCGTCCCGGCTGTCGGCGCCGGTTCGTCCCGACTGGATCATCGGAACGGCTGAGCTGCGGGTTCCGTACCTCGGCTACGTTAGACTGCTGCTCTCCGGCGTCATGGTGACGCCGGTCGAACCGGCGGTCGCCGATCCACTCGAGCCGTCCGCGACGCGGGACACCTCTCCCGCAAGCGCGAACGTTACTGCCGCGCCTGTTCGAGCCACCCCTCGGCCCGCTTGA
- a CDS encoding replication factor C small subunit produces MSEAAAEDRGREIWIEKYRPQTLDDVVGHEAITERLQQYISQQDLPHLLFAGPAGTGKTTSAIAVAKEIYGDDWRENFLELNASDQRGIDVVRDRIKSFARASFGGYDHRIIFLDEADALTSDAQSALRRTMEQFSDNTRFILSCNYSSQIIDPIQSRCAVFRFSPLGDEAIETQIEIIAKAEGIEITDGGMDALVYAADGDMRKAINGLQAAAVMGDVVDEEAVYTITSTARPEEIQEMVTTALAGDFTAARAQLDTLLTDVGIAGGDVIDQMHRSVWEFEIGDREAVRLMERIGEADYRITAGANEQIQLEALLASLALEAE; encoded by the coding sequence ATGAGCGAGGCCGCTGCCGAGGACCGTGGGCGGGAGATCTGGATCGAGAAGTACCGCCCCCAGACGCTCGACGACGTCGTCGGCCACGAGGCGATCACGGAACGGTTGCAGCAGTACATTAGCCAGCAAGATTTGCCCCATCTTCTGTTCGCCGGGCCGGCCGGAACCGGGAAAACTACTTCGGCGATCGCGGTCGCAAAGGAGATCTACGGCGACGACTGGCGCGAGAATTTCCTGGAGTTGAACGCCTCAGATCAGCGCGGGATCGACGTGGTCCGCGACCGGATCAAGAGCTTCGCGCGGGCCTCATTCGGCGGCTACGACCACCGGATCATCTTCCTCGACGAGGCCGACGCGCTCACGTCCGACGCCCAGTCAGCCCTTCGGCGGACGATGGAGCAGTTCTCCGATAACACCCGGTTCATCCTCTCGTGTAACTACTCCTCACAGATCATCGATCCGATCCAGTCGCGGTGTGCGGTGTTTCGGTTCTCGCCGTTGGGCGACGAGGCGATCGAAACGCAGATCGAGATCATCGCGAAGGCGGAGGGCATCGAGATCACCGACGGCGGGATGGACGCGCTCGTCTACGCCGCCGACGGCGACATGCGAAAGGCGATCAACGGGCTGCAGGCCGCCGCCGTCATGGGCGACGTGGTCGACGAGGAGGCCGTCTACACGATCACCTCGACGGCCCGGCCCGAGGAGATCCAGGAGATGGTGACGACCGCGCTCGCAGGCGATTTTACCGCGGCGCGCGCCCAGCTCGACACGCTGTTGACCGACGTCGGCATCGCCGGCGGCGACGTGATCGACCAGATGCACCGCTCGGTCTGGGAGTTCGAGATCGGCGACCGGGAGGCCGTCCGGCTCATGGAGCGGATCGGCGAGGCCGACTACCGGATCACCGCCGGCGCGAACGAGCAGATCCAGTTGGAGGCGCTGTTGGCGTCGCTGGCCCTCGAAGCGGAGTAG
- the pspAB gene encoding PspA-associated protein PspAB translates to MGLFDAVRQALGWSAETDATRDADPEDLFGMSTAYVTMEADLDFVPTGDAALCFGNVESTAFRDARREVEAVLELGEEETGTSASFIEDSHGYNWIVLRDSDFENLVTSVHFASDTLIEEGFGSRLLAALFSFERDDTTAYWIYSFRRGAYYPFVPTGGRERDGTLEFKLESNLDGELDVEDDTSYWYPMWPEGDSHPWG, encoded by the coding sequence ATGGGGCTCTTCGATGCAGTTCGACAGGCGCTCGGGTGGAGCGCGGAGACGGACGCGACTCGCGATGCGGACCCTGAGGATCTCTTCGGGATGTCCACGGCGTACGTGACGATGGAGGCAGATCTGGATTTCGTCCCCACGGGGGACGCGGCGCTTTGCTTTGGGAACGTCGAGAGCACCGCGTTCCGTGACGCTCGCCGGGAAGTCGAGGCGGTGCTCGAACTCGGCGAGGAAGAGACGGGGACCTCGGCGTCGTTCATCGAGGACAGCCACGGCTACAACTGGATCGTACTGCGAGATTCCGACTTCGAGAACCTCGTCACGAGCGTCCACTTCGCTTCCGATACGCTCATCGAGGAGGGGTTCGGCTCCAGACTGCTGGCGGCGCTGTTTTCGTTTGAACGGGACGACACGACGGCGTACTGGATCTACTCGTTCCGACGTGGAGCGTACTATCCGTTCGTTCCGACAGGGGGACGCGAGCGAGACGGCACCCTCGAGTTCAAACTCGAAAGCAATCTCGACGGCGAACTTGACGTGGAGGACGACACCTCGTACTGGTACCCGATGTGGCCCGAAGGCGATAGCCACCCCTGGGGCTGA
- a CDS encoding helicase C-terminal domain-containing protein has product MDASRIAAEFPAPSFRGAQEKALSDIRDAFEAGNDVVLVRAPTGSGKSLLARAIAGCARRDGEDAPSLPTGAYYTTPQVSQLDDVAGDELLEDLNIVRGKSNYSCILPGDTSTPVNRAPCARERGFNCPVTHRCPYFADRATASNGSIAAMTLAYFMQTAGSEVFGERDVVVIDEAHGLSEWAEMYATIELSPATVPVWGSHRPPEIEDVSDVEPYAETLIDACGRRQEELRGRVELSESEAEERDQLAELIRDLGWFLEDLRDADSPTVWVADQSERGTHEDPRGGAVQIKPLDPARYLHHTVWNRGAKFALLSATMLDKKAFCRGAGLDPATVTMVDVPHTFPVENRPLYDVTRGKMTYEHRDETLPKVARTIVRLIAKHDDEKGLIHAHSYAIAERLFELLEEFGVGDRIRRHDTENRDAALSGWKRDGDPDVFISVKMEEALDLRGDLCRWQVLCKAPYPNTNDSRVARRLEDGQWGWYYRAALRTVIQACGRVVRAPDDYGATYLADSSLLDLFDRARTDMPPWFEAQVDRLEAPDLPPFDPALALGDADRTNRGRRRSNATRNIDDHPLSDVWGDG; this is encoded by the coding sequence GTGGACGCATCGCGCATCGCCGCGGAGTTTCCGGCCCCGTCGTTTCGAGGCGCACAGGAGAAGGCGCTGAGTGACATCCGTGACGCCTTCGAGGCCGGCAACGACGTCGTGTTGGTCCGAGCGCCGACCGGGAGCGGCAAGTCGCTGCTGGCGCGGGCCATCGCGGGCTGTGCGCGACGCGACGGCGAGGACGCGCCGAGCCTGCCGACCGGCGCGTACTACACGACGCCGCAGGTCTCCCAACTGGACGACGTCGCCGGCGACGAGCTGCTCGAGGATCTGAACATCGTTCGGGGCAAGTCGAACTACTCGTGCATCCTGCCGGGGGACACTTCGACGCCGGTCAACCGCGCTCCCTGTGCGCGCGAGCGGGGGTTCAACTGCCCTGTCACGCACCGCTGTCCGTACTTCGCTGACCGGGCGACGGCCTCGAACGGCTCGATCGCGGCGATGACGCTCGCGTACTTCATGCAGACCGCCGGCAGCGAGGTGTTCGGCGAGCGCGACGTGGTCGTCATTGACGAGGCGCATGGGCTCTCCGAGTGGGCCGAGATGTACGCGACGATCGAGCTGTCGCCGGCAACCGTGCCTGTCTGGGGATCCCACCGGCCGCCGGAGATAGAGGATGTGTCGGACGTCGAACCCTACGCCGAGACGCTGATCGACGCCTGCGGCCGGCGACAGGAGGAGCTCCGCGGGCGCGTCGAGTTGAGCGAATCCGAAGCCGAGGAGCGCGACCAGCTGGCCGAGCTGATCCGCGATCTCGGGTGGTTCCTCGAGGATCTCAGAGACGCCGACAGTCCGACGGTCTGGGTCGCCGACCAGTCCGAGCGCGGGACCCACGAGGACCCGCGCGGCGGCGCGGTTCAGATCAAACCGCTCGATCCGGCCAGATATCTCCACCACACCGTCTGGAACCGCGGAGCGAAGTTCGCGCTGTTGTCGGCGACGATGCTCGACAAGAAGGCGTTCTGTCGCGGGGCGGGGCTCGATCCAGCGACGGTCACGATGGTCGACGTCCCCCACACGTTTCCGGTCGAGAACCGCCCGCTGTACGACGTGACGCGCGGGAAGATGACCTACGAGCACCGCGACGAGACGCTGCCGAAGGTGGCCCGAACGATCGTCCGGTTGATAGCGAAACACGACGACGAGAAAGGCCTGATCCACGCCCACTCGTACGCCATCGCCGAACGCCTCTTCGAGTTGCTCGAGGAGTTCGGCGTCGGCGATCGGATCCGGAGACACGACACCGAGAACCGCGACGCCGCGCTGTCGGGGTGGAAGCGCGACGGCGATCCGGACGTGTTCATCTCCGTGAAGATGGAGGAGGCGCTGGATCTCCGTGGCGACCTCTGTCGGTGGCAGGTGCTCTGTAAGGCTCCCTATCCGAACACGAACGACTCGCGGGTCGCCCGCCGGCTGGAGGACGGTCAGTGGGGCTGGTACTACCGGGCGGCGCTCCGGACGGTGATCCAAGCGTGCGGTCGGGTCGTCCGGGCACCGGACGACTACGGGGCGACGTACCTCGCCGACAGCTCGCTGCTCGACCTGTTCGATCGGGCGCGAACCGACATGCCGCCGTGGTTCGAAGCGCAGGTCGACCGGCTCGAAGCCCCCGATCTACCGCCGTTCGATCCCGCGCTGGCGCTCGGCGACGCCGACCGAACGAACCGCGGCCGACGCCGCTCGAACGCGACGCGGAACATCGACGACCACCCGCTGTCCGACGTGTGGGGCGACGGCTAG
- the samp2 gene encoding ubiquitin-like small modifier protein SAMP2, which yields MDVTCEVLGEGTHELDLAADATYGDVLAAVGLSTHEASVLVDDRPVPEDRPVDADSVRVIRLIKGG from the coding sequence ATGGACGTGACGTGTGAAGTCCTCGGCGAGGGGACTCACGAACTCGACCTCGCCGCGGATGCGACCTACGGCGACGTGCTCGCCGCCGTCGGCCTCTCGACGCACGAGGCGTCGGTCCTCGTCGACGACCGCCCGGTCCCGGAGGATCGTCCCGTCGACGCGGACTCGGTTCGGGTGATCCGGCTTATAAAGGGTGGATGA